The proteins below are encoded in one region of Engraulis encrasicolus isolate BLACKSEA-1 chromosome 1, IST_EnEncr_1.0, whole genome shotgun sequence:
- the LOC134451274 gene encoding E3 SUMO-protein ligase CBX4-like, producing the protein MELPAAGEHVFAVESIEKRRIRKGRFEYLVKWRGWSPKYNTWEPEENILDPRLLVAFQNRERQEQLTGYRKRGPKPKHLLVQLPSFARRSSVLSGLQETSLDLDDVVKPLHKVEPVQQQQYQLNSKKHHPYQPNSKDSQAAAAEQTLNGKKKFYYQLNSKKHHHYQPDPKMYDSQYSSQKVPKVPLEASPAPAPAPLLPPPAALGWGGLKQHPPPLKHRWLQRKQDSQDDCLSKVKDITMELKKLPAILDGSGNNGEPNEVKVNSPAKDHQGGGDQQPRNGISSKLKIVKNKNKNGRIVIVMSKYMENGTQAARIKNGGDSGDADRLSGGDHNKVDNLTLDKKKTVHRQGPTAEHAPHKRSSKEKAHELHNTKTINGHHSPKASLTTDKSAAATTAETNESQSAQELGGGDQPLQLTTTKPATNPWLPNGTLMPSSLNGTHTDSRHKSSSSSSNKRRHSEHGEEQAGGKRFLAARSISVPVVPPSPLTSPAAGHSVDLTGQQLCPTNGQESDYNFLHSNPEEPMDLSCVRSRQERNGLAMVQSATTPEVPQSATPEVVPVAEPAAVSTTAAAAAAAEGTAPTSAPLVPAGEDTAQAFKPFFGNIIITDVTANCLTVTFKEYVMV; encoded by the exons ATGGAGCTACCCGCCGCGGGAGAGCACGTCTTCGCGGTGGAGAGCATCGAGAAGAGACGGATCAGAAAG GGCCGTTTCGAATACCTGGTGAAGTGGAGAGGGTGGTCTCCGAA ATATAACACGTGGGAGCCGGAAGAAAACATTCTCGACCCACGACTTCTTGTGGCTTTCCAAAACAG GGAGCGACAAGAGCAGTTGACTGGTTATCGTAAACGAGGACCCAAACCCAAGCACTTGCTGGTACAG cTTCCCTCTTTTGCGAGGAGATCAAGTGTCCTCTCGGGCCTCCAAGAAACATCTCTAGATCTAGATGACGTGGTGAAGCCCCTGCACAAAGTGGAgccggtgcagcagcagcagtaccagcTAAACAGCAAGAAGCACCACCCGTACCAGCCCAACAGCAAAGACAGCCAGGCCGCAGCAGCAGAGCAGACGCTCAACGGCAAGAAGAAGTTCTACTACCAGCTCAACAGCAAGAagcaccaccactaccagccCGACCCCAAAATGTACGACTCTCAGTACTCCTCCCAGAAAGTGCCCAAAGTGCCTCTGGAGGCGtcgcctgcacctgcacctgcacccctGCTGCCCCCTCCTGCTGCTCTCGGCTGGGGGGGCCTCAAACAACACCCCCCGCCGTTGAAGCACAGGTGGCTGCAGCGGAAGCAGGACTCCCAGGACGATTGCCTGAGCAAAGTGAAGGACATCACGATGGAGCTCAAAAAGCTCCCCGCCATCTTGGACGGCAGCGGGAACAACGGTGAGCCTAATGAGGTGAAAGTGAACTCGCCTGCCAAGGACCACCAGGGCGGCGGCGATCAGCAGCCTCGCAATgggattagcagcaaactaaagattgtcaagaacaaaaacaaaaacggaCGTATCGTCATTGTCATGAGCAAGTACATGGAGAACGGCACGCAGGCGGCACGCATCAAGAATGGCGGCGATTCGGGAGACGCTGACAGACTGTCCGGCGGAGACCATAACAAAGTGGATAACTTGACATTGGATAAGAAAAAGACGGTGCATAGGCAGGGGCCCACAGCAGAGCATGCACCTCACAAGAGGAGCAGCAAAGAGAAGGCCCATGAGCTCCACAATACAAAGACAATCAATGGTCACCACTCACCAAAGGCCTCTCTTACAACAGACaagtcagcagcagcaacaacagcagaaaCCAATGAATCCCAAAGTGCTCAGGAGCTTGGTGGTGGAGATCAGCCACTGCAGCTGACCACCACCAAGCCCGCCACGAACCCTTGGCTCCCAAACGGTACGCTGATGCCATCTTCCttgaatggcacacacacagactctcggCACAAGTCCTCCTCATCGTCGTCCAACAAGCGGCGACATTCGGAACACGGCGAGGAGCAGGCGGGAGGCAAGCGCTTCCTGGCTGCCAGGAGTATCAGTGTGCCTGTGGTGCCTCCCTCTCCACTTACCTCTCCAGCTGCGGGCCATTCTGTGGATCTAACAGGCCAGCAGCTGTGTCCCACCAACGGGCAGGAGTCGGACTATAACTTTCTGCACTCAAACCCAGAGGAGCCCATGGACTTGAGCTGTGTGCGGTCCAGACAGGAGAGGAATGGATTAGCTATGGTCCAAAGCGCCACCACGCCGGAGGTGCCCCAAAGTGCCACGCCGGAGGTAGTACCTGTGGCTGAGCCTGCGGCAGTGTCAAcaacagcagccgcagcagcagcagcagaaggaaCAGCACCTACGTCAGCACCCTTAGTGCCGGCCGGGGAGGATACCGCCCAGGCCTTTAAGCCTTTCTTTGGGAACATAATCATCACTGACGTCACAGCCAATTGTCTCACCGTGACATTTAAGGAGTATGTCATGGTATGA